In Candidatus Tanganyikabacteria bacterium, the sequence ACTTGCAGGTCGTTGAATCCGTCGAAGGAGATACCGCAATCGTAGCCTTGCTGGACTTCCTTGACGTCGTCCTTGAAGCGCTTGAGGTTGTCCAGCTTGCCCTCGTGGACCTGGTCCTTGCCACGCAGGACCTTGGCCTTGAGGTTGCGCACCATCTTGCCCTCGCGGACCATGCAGCCGGCGATGACCGTCTTCTCGAAGGAGAAGAGCTTGAGCACCTCGCAGCGGCCCGTGAAGACTTCCTCGAACTCCGGCGCCAGCTTCCCGTGGATGGCCGCCTCGATGTCCTCGAGGAGCTTGTAGATGATGTCGTACTCGCGAATCTCGACGTTTTCCTGATCGGCCCGTTGCTTGGCGCGGTCGGTGACGGCCGTGTGGAACGCGATGACGATGGCGTTTGAGGCCGACGCCAGGTCGATGTCGGACTCGACGACCTCGCCGGTGTTGGCCATGATGACGCGCAGGCCCACGCCTTCGGGCTTTTCGAGATTCTCGAGCGATTGCGTGAGCGCTTCCAGCGAGCCCTTCACGTCGGCGCGGATTAGGAGCTTGACCTCGGGGATCAGCTCGCCGGCCTTGCCGCCCTTGGCCGCTTCGGACAGAGCGCCCAGGTTGATGTGCTTGGCCTTCTCGGCGAGTTCCCGCGCCCGCTCCGCCTCGGCGCGTTCGGAGGCGACCGCCTTGGCGGCCCGCTCGTCTTCCATGACCGTGAAGACGTCGCCGACTCGCGGCACGGAGGGCATGCCGGTCACCACGACCGGCGTGGCGGGCGGCGCCTCCTTGACCCGGCGGCCCTGGTCGTTGGTCATCGCGCGGACCTTGCCCGCGATGGCGCCCACGACGAAGTTGTCGCTGACCCGGAGCGTGCCGGCTTGCACCAGCAGGGTCGCCTTGGGTCCCATCCGGGGGTCGAGTTCGGCCTCGATGACGATACCTCTCGCGAGCCTTTCCGGATCGGCCTTGAGTTCCTGGACCTCGGCCACGAGCAAGATCATGTCCAGCAGATCGGAAAGGCCGGTCTTCTGCTTGGCCGAAACCGGCACCATGACCGTCTGCCCGCCCCAATCCTCGGAGACCAGGTCGTACTCGGTGAGTTGTTGCTTGGCCATGTCGGGGTTGGCACCCGGCTTGTCGATCTTGTTGATCGCCACGATGATCGGCACGCCGGCTTCCTTGGCGTGGTTGATCGCCTCGATCGTCTGCGGCTTGACGCCGTCGTCGGCCGCCACCACGAGGATGGCGATGTCGGTCGCCTTGGCGCCGCGAGCGCGCATCGCCGTGAAGGCCTCGTGGCCCGGCGTGTCCAGGAAGGTGATGACGTTGCCGTGGGTCGTGACCTGGTAGGCGCCGATGTGCTGCGTGATGCCGCCGGCTTCGCCCGCCACCACGTTGGTCTGGCGGATGGCGTCGAGCAACGAGGTCTTGCCGTGGTCGACGTGGCCCATGATGGTGACGACAGGCGGCCGCGTGACGAGCTTGGACTCGTCCACCACCTCCTCGACCTTGGTGGCGGTCTCCTTGGTCGGGTCGTAAATCTCGACCTTCAGGCCGAGTTCTTCGACAATCATCTCGGCCGTCTCGAGGGCCACCGTCTGGTTGATCGTGGCCATGATGCCCTTCAAGAAGAGGCGCTTGATGACCTCGGCCTCGTGCACGCCCATGCGCTCGGCGAGTTCCTTGACGGTCAGGCTACCGGACAGGCGCACGATGGAATCCTTCGGGCCGGATGCGGCCGGGCC encodes:
- the infB gene encoding translation initiation factor IF-2 produces the protein GAPGAPGAPPKRPGGPAKKWQEKKKELEGDTRKIADRGKKKGPAASGPKDSIVRLSGSLTVKELAERMGVHEAEVIKRLFLKGIMATINQTVALETAEMIVEELGLKVEIYDPTKETATKVEEVVDESKLVTRPPVVTIMGHVDHGKTSLLDAIRQTNVVAGEAGGITQHIGAYQVTTHGNVITFLDTPGHEAFTAMRARGAKATDIAILVVAADDGVKPQTIEAINHAKEAGVPIIVAINKIDKPGANPDMAKQQLTEYDLVSEDWGGQTVMVPVSAKQKTGLSDLLDMILLVAEVQELKADPERLARGIVIEAELDPRMGPKATLLVQAGTLRVSDNFVVGAIAGKVRAMTNDQGRRVKEAPPATPVVVTGMPSVPRVGDVFTVMEDERAAKAVASERAEAERARELAEKAKHINLGALSEAAKGGKAGELIPEVKLLIRADVKGSLEALTQSLENLEKPEGVGLRVIMANTGEVVESDIDLASASNAIVIAFHTAVTDRAKQRADQENVEIREYDIIYKLLEDIEAAIHGKLAPEFEEVFTGRCEVLKLFSFEKTVIAGCMVREGKMVRNLKAKVLRGKDQVHEGKLDNLKRFKDDVKEVQQGYDCGISFDGFNDLQVGDFIEVYTMQEKARG